CCGCACAGAGGGATATTCTCGATCACATCGCGGCAGGGCAGGCGAGCCTGCCCGATGGACCAATACTGGAAATCGGCCTTGGCAATGGCAGGACTTACAGCCATTTGCGGGTGCGCTTCCCGGGTCGGCACATCATCGCGTTCGATCGCGAAAACGGCGCGCATGGAAGCTGCCGGCCCGACGACGACGATGTCGTCATCGGCGACATCGCCGAGACTTGCCTGAGTTATACTGGCACCAGGGCAGCCGTCGTTCATGCCGATATCGGAACCGGCTATCGAGAGCAGGATGCAATCATCCGCGAGTGGCTGCCGTCGCGCGTGGTCGCGGTGCTGGCCCATGACGGGTTTGCAGCAAG
Above is a window of Rhizobium etli 8C-3 DNA encoding:
- a CDS encoding class I SAM-dependent methyltransferase — encoded protein: MRTRLDDFISRISAQRDILDHIAAGQASLPDGPILEIGLGNGRTYSHLRVRFPGRHIIAFDRENGAHGSCRPDDDDVVIGDIAETCLSYTGTRAAVVHADIGTGYREQDAIIREWLPSRVVAVLAHDGFAASGLELKHPELEEMPLPASVESGRYFLYRRR